The following proteins are co-located in the Paenibacillus sp. JNUCC32 genome:
- a CDS encoding cell wall-binding repeat-containing protein: protein MIAGWALALLTAGILAWSQTQSHSEPSIPSAVHSKELLKDVPVPWSATKNTIRLNTSDPVSAAVLTSKTLWQSTNVHSRPQTVILVDSAHWSIAAVSVDLTQLSEGPLLFVEEGGIPKETLEELRRLKPRGAEHNKGIEIITVGPISDQVMKELNGLEYKADHIPAGEAAEAAAAIDAYASRVNGSVPTSVIVGSMERPDYTLPAVSWIAHMPETMLYVSEKVVPEETAQALRQRKGKANIYVIGPEKVVSQAVEDELRQYGKVTRIAGDDPYENAIHFAQYHDPGTGFGWGVQSPGYSFSFSRPDSPALSIAAAPLSHMGKHAPLLFTERDGVPRSITKYVDSIRQQSDATKVDTPYNHAWIIGDEQTLTTKLQSEIDEILDTPAGHN from the coding sequence ATGATCGCCGGCTGGGCCCTTGCCCTGCTGACGGCAGGTATCCTCGCTTGGAGTCAAACGCAGAGCCATTCCGAGCCCTCCATTCCCTCGGCGGTTCACAGCAAAGAACTTCTGAAGGATGTTCCCGTACCTTGGTCCGCCACGAAAAACACGATTCGCTTGAATACATCCGATCCAGTAAGTGCGGCCGTACTGACTTCCAAGACGCTGTGGCAGTCCACGAACGTGCACAGCCGTCCGCAGACCGTGATCCTCGTGGATTCGGCTCACTGGTCGATCGCGGCTGTCAGCGTCGATCTGACGCAGCTTAGCGAGGGGCCTTTACTCTTCGTTGAAGAAGGGGGGATCCCGAAGGAAACCTTGGAAGAGCTGAGACGGCTGAAGCCGAGGGGAGCGGAGCACAACAAGGGGATTGAGATCATTACCGTCGGCCCGATCTCGGATCAGGTGATGAAAGAGCTGAACGGACTTGAATACAAGGCCGATCACATTCCTGCCGGGGAAGCCGCGGAAGCGGCAGCAGCAATTGATGCCTATGCTTCCAGGGTAAACGGTTCAGTACCGACCTCGGTTATTGTCGGATCGATGGAACGGCCCGACTATACGCTGCCCGCGGTAAGCTGGATTGCCCATATGCCGGAAACGATGCTGTATGTCAGCGAGAAGGTCGTGCCCGAAGAGACGGCGCAGGCCCTAAGGCAGCGTAAAGGGAAGGCGAATATCTACGTCATCGGACCTGAAAAGGTGGTGTCCCAGGCCGTTGAAGACGAGCTGCGGCAATATGGGAAGGTAACGCGCATAGCCGGAGACGATCCGTATGAGAATGCCATTCATTTTGCCCAGTATCATGATCCCGGGACGGGTTTTGGCTGGGGAGTACAATCGCCGGGATACAGTTTCTCCTTCTCGAGGCCGGACTCGCCGGCATTGTCCATTGCGGCCGCTCCATTGTCCCATATGGGTAAACACGCCCCTCTATTGTTTACGGAGCGCGACGGAGTGCCACGCTCGATTACGAAGTATGTTGACTCGATCAGGCAACAGAGTGACGCCACCAAAGTGGATACTCCCTATAATCATGCCTGGATCATCGGAGATGAACAGACCCTGACCACCAAGCTCCAGAGTGAGATTGATGAAATTCTGGATACGCCTGCAGGACATAATTAA
- a CDS encoding PLP-dependent aminotransferase family protein translates to MTEEWKLNKASEVPLHQQIYDHMKSRIMNGEWPVGTRLLPQRELAAKFQVNRSTIVYALGELAADGFIESRVGQGTVIVNNTWSVLAATPPPDWNQYVKSGSYQPNIHMIQQINRAETDPEVIRLGTGELSPELLPTAQMRETFNGSMSSRFTLGYSEPKGSLYLREIISDYLNKKGISASPSSILIVSGGLQGLQLISLGLLHHGSAILVENPTYLNSIHVFQSAGMQLHGIPMDAKGIRTESIGRLKRQHRAALLYTIPAFHNPTGTMMSSDRRTELLQICAQERLPVIEDDVYGDLWLDTPSPPPLKASDKQGLVLYMGSMSKTLGPGLRIGWVVGPEPVIDRLSDIKMQTDYGSSSLSQHAVAEWLSSGSYEKHLVQTRAELMKRRDFTLSLLERYFRDIAHWNKPQGGFYVWLRIAKPISIRTLFEHALKEGLLLNPGNIYDRNDQQHLRLSFAYASYDQLEKGLIRLAELIRLHVL, encoded by the coding sequence ATGACAGAAGAATGGAAATTGAATAAAGCTTCCGAAGTGCCCCTGCATCAGCAAATTTATGATCACATGAAGAGCCGAATCATGAACGGGGAATGGCCGGTCGGAACCCGACTTCTCCCGCAGAGGGAGCTCGCCGCCAAATTTCAAGTCAACCGCAGCACCATCGTTTATGCCTTGGGTGAGCTTGCGGCTGACGGTTTCATAGAATCCCGGGTGGGACAAGGCACGGTTATTGTGAACAATACTTGGAGCGTATTGGCCGCCACGCCCCCGCCTGATTGGAATCAATACGTGAAATCCGGCTCCTACCAGCCGAACATCCATATGATCCAGCAGATCAACCGTGCGGAAACCGATCCCGAAGTGATCCGACTCGGTACTGGCGAGCTTTCGCCTGAGCTCCTCCCGACCGCCCAAATGCGGGAGACGTTTAACGGCAGCATGTCCAGCCGTTTCACTTTGGGATATTCGGAACCGAAAGGCAGCCTATACTTAAGGGAAATCATCAGCGATTATTTGAATAAGAAGGGGATATCCGCCTCTCCTTCTTCCATTCTTATCGTCTCCGGCGGGCTGCAGGGCTTGCAGCTTATTTCCCTGGGGCTGCTGCATCACGGTTCCGCCATCCTGGTGGAGAATCCCACTTACCTGAACTCGATTCATGTATTCCAGTCGGCTGGCATGCAGTTGCACGGCATCCCGATGGATGCCAAAGGGATCAGAACGGAATCTATCGGAAGGCTCAAGCGTCAGCACAGAGCCGCCCTGCTCTACACGATCCCTGCCTTTCATAACCCTACCGGCACGATGATGTCTTCCGACAGACGGACGGAGCTGCTGCAAATCTGTGCCCAAGAAAGATTGCCCGTCATCGAGGATGATGTGTATGGCGATTTATGGTTGGATACTCCCTCTCCGCCCCCTTTGAAAGCTTCGGATAAACAAGGACTCGTGCTCTATATGGGCAGCATGTCCAAAACCCTCGGGCCCGGTCTGCGCATCGGATGGGTCGTCGGGCCGGAGCCTGTCATCGATCGGCTGTCCGACATTAAAATGCAGACCGATTACGGGTCCAGCTCGCTGTCCCAGCATGCTGTCGCGGAGTGGCTCTCGAGCGGATCCTATGAGAAGCATCTCGTTCAGACCCGGGCAGAGCTGATGAAACGCAGAGACTTTACGCTGTCGTTGCTGGAACGATATTTTCGAGATATTGCCCACTGGAATAAACCCCAAGGCGGATTTTATGTTTGGCTCCGCATCGCAAAGCCGATCTCCATTCGTACGTTATTCGAGCATGCGTTGAAGGAAGGCCTGCTGCTCAATCCCGGAAATATTTATGACCGTAACGACCAGCAGCATCTGCGGTTATCTTTTGCCTACGCCTCCTACGATCAACTGGAGAAGGGACTTATTCGGCTTGCGGAGCTTATTCGCCTCCATGTGTTGTAA
- a CDS encoding LysE/ArgO family amino acid transporter, translated as MIGVILHGFILAIGLILPLGVQNVFVFNQGVVQPRFIRALPVIITASLCDTLLISLAVLGVSVIVLEYEWIKLTLFTLGICFLVYMGAATWRSKPSGQDPESARSFSPKKQIVFAMSVSLLNPHAVLDTMGVIGTSSLQYEGADKVIFTVICIAVSWLWFLGLGIAGRAAGRMDPSGRLLFALNRISAVIMWGTAAYLVFHLIQT; from the coding sequence ATGATAGGCGTTATACTTCATGGATTCATTCTGGCTATTGGCCTAATTCTTCCCTTGGGCGTGCAGAATGTGTTCGTATTTAATCAAGGTGTCGTCCAACCCCGGTTTATTAGGGCGCTGCCCGTCATTATTACCGCATCGTTATGCGATACGCTGCTGATTTCATTGGCGGTGTTGGGCGTATCCGTGATCGTTTTGGAATATGAATGGATCAAATTGACGTTATTTACATTGGGCATCTGCTTCCTGGTCTATATGGGAGCGGCGACGTGGAGGAGTAAGCCTTCAGGTCAGGACCCGGAAAGCGCCCGTTCGTTCTCTCCCAAGAAGCAAATCGTATTTGCCATGTCCGTGTCGCTGCTAAATCCGCATGCGGTTCTGGACACGATGGGCGTCATCGGCACGAGCTCGCTTCAATATGAAGGGGCGGACAAAGTGATTTTTACCGTTATATGCATCGCCGTCTCCTGGTTGTGGTTTCTGGGACTCGGAATTGCCGGCAGGGCGGCCGGAAGAATGGATCCGTCAGGCAGGCTGCTATTCGCGCTGAACCGAATATCGGCGGTGATTATGTGGGGGACGGCCGCTTATCTCGTCTTTCATTTGATTCAAACCTAG
- the qoxA gene encoding cytochrome aa3 quinol oxidase subunit II: MNKRGPLFALFLCFTLLLSGCSSLTVLDPKGPAARTLSDTIIFSILMMVGILAVVYALYIYMLTKYRAKKSNEGYEPPHEEGNKWLEILWTAIPILIVAVLSVVTVKTTVAVENVPEGYENQEPLVIYASSSNWKWHFSYPEEGIETVNYVNIPTNRPIEFRLYSFGPITSFWIPQLHGQKYAMSDMITKLNMVADVPGSMMGRNANFNGEGFAHMEFEALAMTSAEYDEWVQDVKDTAPELKEDEFKKLLETAHVGRMTFSNTHLEFSPPPSEDHHHGGDVNGNEEHQDHKDVHPDPATTEETEFDSETNVDPNEPLPNFPAEESPNHQHDGH, encoded by the coding sequence ATGAACAAAAGAGGGCCGTTATTTGCATTGTTTTTATGCTTTACCTTGCTCTTATCGGGCTGCAGCTCGCTCACGGTATTAGATCCGAAAGGACCGGCTGCCAGAACCCTATCCGATACAATCATATTCTCCATTCTCATGATGGTCGGAATCCTAGCGGTAGTTTACGCGCTCTATATCTACATGCTCACGAAATATCGAGCCAAGAAATCCAACGAAGGTTATGAACCGCCACATGAAGAGGGCAACAAATGGCTGGAGATTCTGTGGACTGCCATTCCGATCCTGATCGTTGCCGTGCTCTCGGTCGTAACCGTCAAAACGACGGTGGCCGTCGAGAACGTGCCTGAAGGCTACGAGAACCAAGAGCCTCTGGTCATTTATGCTTCCTCTTCGAACTGGAAATGGCATTTCAGCTATCCGGAAGAAGGAATCGAAACCGTCAATTACGTTAACATTCCGACCAATCGTCCGATCGAGTTCCGACTGTATTCGTTCGGTCCGATCACAAGCTTCTGGATCCCTCAGCTTCACGGACAGAAGTACGCGATGAGCGACATGATCACCAAGCTGAACATGGTTGCCGACGTACCGGGTTCGATGATGGGCCGTAACGCGAACTTCAACGGCGAAGGTTTCGCCCATATGGAGTTCGAAGCTCTTGCCATGACCTCTGCCGAGTATGATGAGTGGGTTCAGGATGTAAAGGATACGGCGCCTGAACTGAAGGAAGATGAGTTCAAGAAGCTTCTGGAGACCGCGCATGTCGGACGAATGACCTTCTCTAACACGCATCTGGAATTCAGCCCGCCGCCATCCGAAGACCATCACCATGGCGGTGACGTCAACGGCAATGAGGAGCATCAGGACCATAAAGACGTCCACCCGGATCCTGCAACAACGGAAGAAACGGAATTTGACAGCGAAACGAACGTGGATCCAAACGAACCGCTGCCGAACTTCCCGGCTGAAGAAAGCCCAAATCATCAACATGATGGACATTAA
- the qoxB gene encoding cytochrome aa3 quinol oxidase subunit I has translation MKWDEFFVTGDPLIYGAMVSIVLVSLAILFGLTYYKKWGYMWREWLTTVDHKRIGVMYIICALIMLFRGGVDAIMMRAQTAAPEMKFLTGQHYNEVFTTHGVIMILFMAMPFIFGLMNVIVPLQIGARDVAFPKLNAISFWLFFAGAMLFNISFVIGGSPDAGWSAYFPLASIEFSPTVGNNYYSLSLQISGIGTLLTGLNFIVTILKMRAPGMTLMRMPMFTWSVLITCVIIIFAFPVLTIALLLMMFDRIFGSQFFTMANGGMDMLWANLFWVWGHPEVYIVILPAFGIFSEIISAFSKKNLYGYSSMVLSMAIISGLSFLVWAHHFYTMGQGAMVNGFFSITTMAIAVPTGIKIFNWLFTLRKGRISFTTPMLYSLAFIPIFTIGGVTGVMLAMASADYQYHNTMFLVAHFHYVLIPGAVFAVIAGFHYWFPKVFGFRLNEKLGKIAFWFIAISFNVTFFPMFFLGLMGMTRRTYTYSAETGFGPLNMLSMVGAVGLAIGFILLVYNIYWSTRYEPRDKTGDPWDARSLEWSTPSPVPVYNFAVTPKVKGRDAFWFSKKNNEPLSDEKITKIHMPSNTGKPFILGIAFFFLGFFLVFSWWIPSIVAGIAVLIIMATMSFDRDHGYYIPVEEIVQTEQKLRGDTV, from the coding sequence ATGAAATGGGACGAATTTTTCGTTACCGGTGATCCGTTAATTTACGGCGCCATGGTGAGTATCGTGCTCGTCTCGCTCGCAATCCTCTTCGGCTTGACCTATTACAAGAAGTGGGGATATATGTGGCGGGAATGGCTGACGACCGTGGATCACAAAAGAATTGGCGTCATGTACATCATCTGTGCATTGATCATGCTGTTCCGCGGGGGCGTCGACGCGATCATGATGCGTGCGCAGACCGCCGCACCGGAGATGAAGTTTCTGACCGGTCAGCATTATAATGAAGTATTCACGACTCACGGGGTCATCATGATCCTCTTTATGGCCATGCCGTTTATTTTCGGTCTGATGAACGTCATCGTTCCGCTCCAGATCGGTGCCCGTGACGTTGCATTCCCTAAACTGAACGCAATCAGCTTCTGGCTGTTCTTCGCCGGAGCGATGCTGTTCAACATTTCCTTCGTTATCGGAGGATCGCCTGATGCCGGCTGGTCCGCTTACTTCCCGCTGGCCAGTATCGAATTCAGTCCGACGGTCGGCAACAACTACTACTCTCTGTCGCTTCAGATTTCAGGGATTGGTACTTTGCTGACAGGCCTTAACTTTATCGTAACCATCCTGAAAATGCGCGCGCCGGGTATGACCCTGATGCGCATGCCAATGTTTACGTGGTCGGTATTGATCACTTGCGTCATCATTATCTTTGCTTTCCCTGTGCTTACGATTGCGCTTCTGCTTATGATGTTCGACCGCATCTTCGGCTCGCAATTCTTCACGATGGCCAACGGGGGCATGGATATGCTCTGGGCCAACCTGTTCTGGGTATGGGGTCACCCTGAGGTATATATCGTTATTCTGCCGGCATTCGGTATTTTCAGCGAGATCATCTCAGCGTTCTCCAAAAAGAACCTGTACGGTTACAGCTCCATGGTATTGAGTATGGCGATTATTTCCGGATTGTCCTTCCTGGTATGGGCCCACCATTTCTACACGATGGGTCAAGGGGCCATGGTCAACGGTTTCTTCTCCATCACGACGATGGCGATTGCCGTACCGACCGGGATCAAAATATTCAACTGGCTCTTTACGCTTCGCAAGGGCCGAATCAGCTTTACGACGCCGATGCTCTACTCGCTTGCCTTTATTCCGATCTTTACGATCGGCGGCGTAACCGGCGTCATGCTGGCGATGGCCAGTGCCGACTATCAGTATCACAATACGATGTTCCTGGTGGCCCACTTCCACTATGTGCTCATTCCAGGCGCCGTATTCGCCGTCATTGCCGGTTTCCACTACTGGTTCCCTAAAGTGTTCGGCTTCCGTCTGAACGAAAAGCTTGGCAAAATCGCATTCTGGTTCATTGCCATCTCATTTAACGTTACGTTCTTCCCAATGTTCTTCCTGGGACTTATGGGGATGACCCGCCGTACGTACACGTATTCGGCCGAGACCGGCTTTGGTCCGCTGAATATGCTGTCGATGGTCGGCGCGGTCGGACTGGCGATCGGATTCATCCTTCTGGTGTACAACATTTACTGGAGTACACGTTACGAGCCGCGCGACAAAACGGGAGATCCATGGGATGCACGATCACTGGAATGGTCGACGCCAAGTCCGGTTCCTGTTTACAACTTTGCGGTAACGCCGAAAGTCAAAGGCCGTGACGCCTTCTGGTTCTCCAAGAAAAACAACGAGCCGCTTTCGGACGAGAAAATCACGAAGATTCACATGCCAAGCAACACCGGAAAACCGTTTATACTGGGCATCGCCTTCTTCTTCCTGGGCTTCTTCCTGGTATTCAGCTGGTGGATTCCATCCATCGTTGCCGGTATCGCGGTATTGATTATTATGGCTACCATGTCCTTCGACCGTGATCACGGGTATTACATTCCGGTTGAAGAGATTGTTCAAACCGAACAGAAACTGCGGGGTGATACGGTATGA
- the qoxC gene encoding cytochrome aa3 quinol oxidase subunit III, translated as MKIDATQPLEYGTEENRNRIFGFWLFLGAEIALFATLFTVYFVLVNRFASGPSGAEIFEITPVLLETFLLLTSSFTIGLAVHAMRLGLKKQMMIFMVITLLLGAGFLGIEIFEFFTYVHEGVTLSTSAFSSSLFTLLGTHGAHVTFGLLWGTAILIQLKKHGLDHSTANKSFIFSLYWHFLDVVWIFIFSFVYLKGLM; from the coding sequence ATGAAAATAGATGCCACTCAGCCGCTGGAATATGGAACAGAGGAAAACCGCAATCGTATATTCGGCTTCTGGCTGTTCCTCGGAGCTGAAATTGCGCTCTTTGCTACCTTGTTTACCGTCTACTTCGTTCTCGTGAACCGCTTTGCCAGCGGTCCGAGCGGAGCGGAAATCTTTGAAATTACGCCGGTCCTGCTTGAGACGTTCCTGCTCTTAACGAGCAGCTTCACCATCGGTTTGGCTGTTCATGCGATGCGTCTGGGCCTGAAAAAGCAGATGATGATCTTCATGGTCATCACCCTGCTGCTGGGTGCGGGATTCCTCGGGATCGAGATCTTTGAATTCTTCACCTATGTTCATGAAGGAGTAACGCTCTCAACCAGCGCCTTCTCCTCCAGCTTGTTCACATTGCTTGGCACGCACGGAGCTCACGTAACCTTCGGTCTCCTGTGGGGAACCGCCATTCTGATTCAACTTAAAAAGCATGGACTGGATCATTCCACAGCCAACAAGTCCTTTATCTTCTCGCTCTACTGGCACTTCCTGGACGTTGTGTGGATCTTCATTTTCAGCTTCGTGTATCTGAAAGGACTGATGTGA
- the qoxD gene encoding cytochrome aa3 quinol oxidase subunit IV: protein MLKQLFPIKHVAGYISSLVLSAVALVVLLDMPAASKVAVLLVTAILQAAVQLMLFMHVGESEDKKSVYINIAFALFVGLVTIFGTLFIFIWGWYA from the coding sequence ATGTTAAAACAGCTGTTTCCAATTAAGCATGTAGCGGGTTATATATCGTCCCTCGTCCTTTCAGCTGTCGCGCTCGTGGTTCTGCTGGATATGCCGGCAGCTTCGAAAGTGGCCGTTCTGCTGGTCACCGCGATCCTGCAGGCAGCCGTTCAGCTTATGCTGTTCATGCACGTCGGCGAAAGCGAAGACAAAAAGTCCGTCTATATCAACATTGCGTTCGCCCTGTTCGTAGGGCTGGTTACTATCTTCGGAACGCTGTTCATCTTCATATGGGGCTGGTACGCTTAA
- a CDS encoding ABC transporter ATP-binding protein, with protein MAKPNQDSKHAHHTDGPDLSMRGGNAIRGMTIAKAKPKHTMDTIRRIWSYIRPFKGGMMAVFVFTLVTTLLSLIAPYLLGNAVDHYIIPGDIRGLMGLCAILLAVYAGTALTAWLQQHVMVKVSQLSILAMRRDIFARLQVLPLRFFDSKTHGELMSRTTNDIENVSGTLNQSVTQLISSVLSLIGSLAIMLYLNVWLTLLSMVTIPLVMLFTKTVASRTRKHFSKQQSLLGELNGFIDETVSGQKVVQVYRRERHAAAQFDDMNKKLTDASIQAQIYSGTVGPVMNVLNNVSFALIAAVGGYMAFKDFTTVGVVVAFLNYSKQFQRPLNDLANQFNLVQSAVAGAERVFEIIDTESEYQGNEQTKKADDMYGEVRFDHVSFSYKEGVPILRDVSLTARPGETVALVGPTGAGKTTIINLLTRFYEIDDGVITIDGSDIRQLDKDSLRSQLGIVLQDAYVFSASIRENIRYGRLDATDQEIEAAAKLANAHDFIMKLPDGYDTQLLSGGGNLSQGQRQLLTIARAVLADPVILILDEATSSIDTRTEMHIQTAMRALMRGRTSFVIAHRLSTIREADQILVMNHGGIAERGTHEELLAKRGFYYELYNSQFKLTS; from the coding sequence ATGGCTAAACCGAATCAGGATTCCAAGCATGCCCATCATACGGACGGTCCGGACCTTAGCATGCGAGGCGGCAACGCCATCCGCGGAATGACGATAGCCAAAGCCAAGCCGAAACATACGATGGATACGATACGCCGGATATGGAGCTATATCCGTCCGTTCAAAGGCGGCATGATGGCTGTTTTCGTATTCACGCTCGTAACGACGCTGCTCTCACTGATTGCCCCTTATCTGCTGGGGAACGCCGTGGATCATTACATCATCCCGGGAGACATCAGAGGACTTATGGGGTTATGTGCGATACTTCTTGCCGTTTATGCTGGCACCGCGCTCACGGCATGGCTTCAGCAGCATGTCATGGTGAAAGTCTCCCAGCTGTCCATTCTGGCCATGCGGCGGGATATCTTTGCAAGGCTTCAAGTCCTGCCGCTCCGCTTCTTCGACAGCAAGACGCACGGCGAATTGATGAGCCGCACGACCAATGATATCGAGAATGTCTCCGGTACGTTGAATCAAAGCGTAACCCAGCTCATCTCCAGCGTTCTGTCCCTGATCGGATCCCTTGCCATCATGCTGTACCTCAACGTATGGCTTACGCTGCTCAGCATGGTGACCATACCGCTCGTCATGCTGTTCACGAAGACGGTGGCAAGCCGGACAAGAAAGCATTTTTCCAAGCAGCAAAGCTTGCTGGGTGAGCTTAACGGATTCATTGATGAGACCGTTTCGGGCCAAAAGGTCGTGCAGGTATATCGCCGCGAACGGCATGCCGCTGCCCAGTTTGATGACATGAACAAAAAGCTGACCGACGCCAGCATTCAAGCCCAGATCTATTCGGGCACGGTCGGGCCGGTTATGAACGTGCTGAACAATGTCAGTTTTGCCTTGATAGCAGCGGTTGGCGGCTACATGGCTTTCAAGGATTTCACAACCGTCGGGGTCGTCGTTGCGTTTCTGAATTATTCGAAGCAGTTTCAACGGCCTTTGAACGATCTGGCGAACCAGTTCAACCTGGTGCAGTCCGCGGTTGCCGGGGCAGAACGGGTCTTTGAGATTATCGATACGGAGTCCGAATACCAAGGCAATGAACAGACGAAAAAAGCGGACGATATGTATGGCGAGGTACGATTCGACCATGTGTCTTTCAGCTATAAGGAAGGCGTCCCGATTCTGAGGGACGTTTCGCTTACCGCCCGGCCGGGTGAGACCGTTGCGCTCGTCGGCCCGACAGGCGCCGGCAAAACCACCATTATCAATCTCCTCACCCGCTTCTATGAGATAGATGATGGCGTAATCACCATAGATGGCAGCGATATCCGCCAACTGGATAAAGACAGTCTGCGCAGTCAGCTGGGGATCGTGCTTCAGGATGCTTATGTATTCTCGGCATCGATCCGGGAGAACATTCGATATGGCCGGCTGGATGCCACGGACCAAGAGATCGAAGCCGCCGCCAAGCTTGCCAATGCGCATGACTTCATCATGAAGCTGCCCGATGGCTATGATACGCAGCTCCTGTCGGGCGGCGGCAACCTGAGCCAGGGCCAGCGGCAGCTCTTGACGATCGCTCGCGCCGTGCTTGCCGATCCCGTTATTCTGATTCTCGACGAGGCAACCAGCAGCATCGATACCCGAACCGAGATGCATATTCAGACCGCCATGCGCGCCCTGATGCGAGGCCGGACCAGCTTTGTCATCGCCCATCGTCTAAGCACGATCCGCGAGGCCGACCAGATTCTTGTCATGAATCATGGCGGAATCGCGGAGCGCGGCACACATGAAGAGCTGCTGGCCAAGCGCGGCTTCTACTACGAGTTGTACAACAGCCAATTTAAGCTGACCAGCTAA
- a CDS encoding ABC transporter ATP-binding protein: MLKLFRYLRPHWTAALLAPLLMLLEVAMDLLQPMLMASIIDRGVMQNDTPHILSTGLLMLGAAAIGLLGGLGCTIYSSIASQRFGADLRRDLFRKVQTLSFRNLDDISTGSLITRLTSDIVQLQTMVQMLLRIFVRSPFLAIGSMIMAVIISPKLAIILAIAVPLLFVVMFFLIRATLPLFATVQKKLDKVNTVLKENFAGIRVSKAFVRAGYEKDRFHDANHDFTQVSVKTQRIVALNMPILTMILNVSIVAVLWFGGKDAIGGSFEVGSLVAFINYVTQVLFSVSSVAMMLVRISTAKVSADRIHEVMRTESEIVNEVQPATDAYKQGEIMFDRVTFSYNSEMQRPVLRDISFKVLPGQHVAIMGATGSGKTSLVSLLPRLYDVTSGQIRIDGTDVRRMELSALRERIGIVLQESILFTGTIRDNIRYGKPDASDEEVMASAKAAQAHDFITSMPDGYDTVLGQRGVNLSGGQKQRISIARALLLQPAILILDDSTSAIDTGTESRLRKELARLMKDRTCLMIAQRISSVIDADLILVLDDGELIAKGTHHELLASCEVYQDIYRSQFGKEVSSHG, translated from the coding sequence TTGCTTAAACTATTTCGTTATTTACGTCCTCACTGGACAGCGGCCCTGCTTGCACCGCTATTGATGCTGCTGGAGGTCGCCATGGATCTGCTTCAGCCCATGCTGATGGCCAGCATTATCGACCGCGGCGTCATGCAGAACGATACGCCACACATCCTCAGTACAGGGCTGCTCATGCTGGGAGCTGCAGCCATCGGGCTGCTTGGAGGTCTCGGGTGCACGATTTATTCTTCCATTGCTTCACAGCGTTTTGGCGCCGACCTTCGCCGGGATTTGTTCCGCAAAGTTCAGACCCTGTCTTTCCGCAATCTGGACGACATCTCAACCGGGTCGCTCATCACCCGGCTTACGAGCGATATCGTTCAGCTTCAGACGATGGTGCAGATGCTGCTGCGCATCTTCGTACGCTCACCGTTTCTTGCCATAGGAAGCATGATCATGGCGGTGATCATCAGCCCCAAGCTGGCCATCATTCTGGCTATTGCCGTTCCGTTGCTGTTCGTCGTGATGTTTTTCCTGATCCGGGCTACCCTGCCCTTGTTCGCCACCGTTCAGAAGAAACTCGATAAGGTGAATACGGTATTGAAGGAAAATTTCGCCGGAATCCGGGTCTCCAAGGCATTCGTGCGTGCCGGTTACGAGAAGGACCGATTTCATGATGCGAACCACGACTTCACGCAAGTTTCGGTTAAAACCCAGCGGATCGTTGCGCTCAACATGCCCATCCTGACCATGATTCTGAATGTCAGCATCGTGGCCGTCCTGTGGTTCGGCGGAAAGGATGCTATCGGCGGATCCTTTGAGGTCGGTAGCCTGGTAGCCTTTATAAACTATGTCACGCAGGTATTGTTCTCGGTTTCTTCCGTGGCCATGATGCTGGTACGGATTTCTACGGCCAAGGTCTCCGCTGACCGTATTCATGAGGTCATGCGTACAGAATCCGAAATTGTGAACGAGGTTCAACCGGCAACCGATGCGTACAAGCAAGGAGAGATCATGTTTGACCGCGTTACCTTTTCCTATAACTCGGAGATGCAGAGGCCCGTACTGCGCGACATCAGTTTCAAGGTTCTACCAGGACAGCATGTAGCCATTATGGGTGCAACAGGTTCGGGTAAAACCTCTCTGGTATCCCTGCTCCCCCGTCTGTACGATGTGACCTCCGGGCAGATACGAATCGACGGAACCGATGTGCGGAGAATGGAGCTGTCCGCTTTGCGCGAACGAATCGGCATCGTCCTGCAAGAATCCATCCTTTTTACAGGCACTATAAGGGACAACATCCGCTACGGGAAACCGGACGCTTCCGATGAAGAAGTAATGGCCTCGGCTAAAGCTGCCCAAGCGCATGATTTCATTACTTCCATGCCGGATGGCTACGATACCGTGCTTGGACAACGCGGCGTGAACCTGTCCGGCGGACAGAAACAGCGGATATCCATTGCGCGGGCATTATTGCTTCAACCCGCCATTCTGATTCTTGATGACAGCACCAGCGCCATCGATACGGGAACGGAGTCGCGGCTTCGGAAAGAGCTGGCCCGTCTGATGAAAGACCGGACCTGCCTTATGATAGCCCAGCGGATCTCATCCGTGATCGACGCCGACCTGATATTGGTGCTGGATGACGGGGAATTGATCGCGAAGGGCACGCACCACGAGCTGCTTGCTTCCTGTGAAGTATATCAGGACATTTATCGATCGCAATTCGGCAAGGAGGTGTCTTCTCATGGCTAA